A single Lolium perenne isolate Kyuss_39 chromosome 6, Kyuss_2.0, whole genome shotgun sequence DNA region contains:
- the LOC127306059 gene encoding uncharacterized protein, producing MGNCQAAEAAAAVVQHPGGRVERLYWATSAAEVMRANPGHYVALVTLRVAEERHENADGTGARRTVRLTRLKLLKPKETLLLGNVYRLITSHEVTKAVQARKEEKMTKARQQLEQLESSLSRQSKARPTADDVEDDDDDEASLDASLEQLARQDGDPCAHRSSGARHQQWRPSLHSIDEAAS from the exons ATGGGGAATTGccaggcggcggaggcggcggcggcggtggtccagCACCCCGGCGGGCGCGTGGAGCGGCTGTACTGGGCCACCAGCGCGGCGGAGGTGATGCGCGCCAACCCGGGCCACTACGTCGCGCTCGTCACGCTCCGGGTCGCCGAGGAGCGCCACGAGAACGCCGACGGCACCGGCGCGCGGCGCACCGTGCGCCTCACCCGCTTGAAGCTCCTCAAGCCCAAGGAGACGCTCCTCCTCGGCAACGTCTACCGACTCATCACCTCCCACG AGGTGACCAAGGCGGTCCaggcgaggaaggaggagaagatgaCCAAGGCGCGGCAGCAGCTCGAGCAGCTCGAGTCGTCGTTGTCGAGGCAGAGCAAGGCCCGGCCGACGGCGGACGACGTcgaggacgatgacgacgacgaggcgagcTTGGACGCGAGTCTCGAGCAG TTGGCACGGCAAGACGGAGACCCCTGCGCCCACCGGAGCTCCGGCGCCCGGCACCAGCAGTGGAGGCCCTCGCTGCACAGCATCGACGAGGCCGCGAGCTGA